The Leishmania braziliensis MHOM/BR/75/M2904 complete genome, chromosome 9 DNA window TCTTCTGGTACTTTGTCAAGTTCTTGGCCTGGTCGTTGGCTTTCTGCGTAGCTGTCGTCGCCACGGTGGTGATTACACCGTCTTCCATCGCcgaggagggagtgagggTAATAGTTGCAGCCGGCGTGCCTTGCAGACCTTCGCGGTCGACGCGTGAGTTGCGCGCCCCGCCCTTCGTTCGACGCCCGtccacaccgccaccgacACCGGCCGCGTATAGGCTCCGCTGCTTACGCTGCTCCGCACGGAGAGCCTCCACGGAGGGCAGCTCGACAAGGACAGTCGCTGTGTCAGCGGGCACGACTGTTCCTTCGGTGCCGCTTGGCGGGTTGGCGTCTGCGGTCGATGTCAGGAGGCTGGGCAGCTCACGCCGTAGCACGGTGAACGGGTCGACagcgtcctcctctccgtgcgccgcctcgtcgtcgtcatccttGACTCCAGCAGTGATTGCAGCCGGCGCGGCCTCCGCCGGTTCACTCACGGTGCGTGCGACGTAgaagagcagcgcgcacccGAGCGACATCGACTGCGGGGGCAGATGGTGTCGCTCGCCGGTGTAGAGGTACGTGCCGGTGGCCGTGCCACCCGTCACCTGCGACGCGTACACCCACCACGAGCCAGTCGTCTGCTTCCGTTCCCATGCGCCGCTGAAGGCGACACACCACGCCCCTGCTTCACACGCGCTGTGCATCGCCACCGGCTGAGTCCTCGGTGAGACCACGGCATTGCCGCCAGCATTGTGGCCACCGAGCTCCTGCCAGACGTCGTTCATGGGCCGCAGCAGGCACGGCAAAGCCCCATCCACATCACAGTGGATGAAAAGGTCCCCAAGACGCATCACgcgccgcaccagcagctccgtCGACTGCACATCCTTGCCACGCAGCACAAGGTCaccggcgctggtgcggaACCAGAAGAATTTCTCCCaccagctgcgctgccgctccttgACGATcactttcctctccttttgcTCTGCTGCCTTGCGCTCTCCCTTGCGCGCCGCCCCAGCCGCCGCCCTGTCGGTCGCCGCAATGGTGCGCTCCAACTTCGAGCGGTGCTGTTTTTGCCTGCCAAAGTAGTCCGCAGCGTTCGCGTGGGCCGTCTTGGACAGCGCCACCTCGACCACCATCGGCGGCACGTCGCAGTCCTcctcgcccgcctcctcgtccagcacCGTCTCGAGTAAAACGCTGATAGAGTTGCGCTCTAGGAAGAGGTCATGAATCATGTACGCCACTGGGTGCCCCTCTGCATGGCGTCTCTTCAGCAGTATGCGCAAGGCCTCCCACGAGATGCCCGTTGCTAGGGCACCGTTGATGAGCTGGATCGCCTCGTCAACGCGGTCAGCGTTCAGGATGAGCTGCTGACCCTTCAGCTGGTTAGCCGCTATGTCTGTCTCGAGTGCGTTGATGCGGCGCGCGTGATCGGCCGCAAACTTGTCTTCCTTGTTCTTGGAGGTGTTCTTGCGCTTCTCGTTCGACGCATCGATGCGCGCCGTCTCTGTGATGAGAAAAAACTCGTCGCAGACGCGACCGAAGCTGGCGCGGTAGAACGACACCACCCCGTCCTCTGTGTACTGGGCGAGCAAGATGGGCGTGAAGCTCTCGTACTTCtccgcgacggcgacgaggtcggctacaccagcggcggcggtggaggcgtcTGGCGCCGGTGGTTCTGCGGCGTTGGCTCTGCTGCCGGGCCCCGCCTTCGATTTGATGAGGTAGCCGCCGGCGGAGGCGAGGTCGACCTTAGCAAGGTCAAAGGCCTCCAACAGACCGGGGAGCAGGGTTGCAAAGATGTCGTCCGTCGACTGCTTCCAGCTCTTCCGGGGTGCGTTAGATACACCAGTGATGGCCAGCACGTGCTGAGCTAGATCAGGTCCAAAGTGTTGAATGCCCGCCACCAATGTTTGCACGACAGTGCGGTCGTTGCTGCGGGTGAGCCCCACCTCCCATTCCGCCTTCATCAACCGTGTGCGCTCTTCCTTGACTTGCTGTTGGGCCAGTGTGAGATCGGCGTCGGCGATGCGCTGCACGTGCAGGTGGCCAGATGCGTCCACGTGCGGAGGGTAGAGGAAAATGTGCggcacctccgctgccgaTACAGCTGTTCTAGTCACCGAGGACACCGTGGTGGCGGTATCTGCCTCCTGCGCCGAAGCCGACTcgaccgccaccgcagcaacgAAAGGGGCCGTGACGGGGTAGACTTGATTCACCATCAGGTTATGGCCCTCGTCATCGCGGTGCGTACGGAGCAGCATCATCATCTTGTACGTGTAGTCGGTCAGAATTACATTGCCCTTCGAGAAGAGCTCCACAATGATGTGGAAGCAGCCCTCAGACGACGAAACACCGAAGCAGAGGTCGATCGTGCGGTcatgctgcagctgcgagaTGCTGTCGAGCCGCCAGGCGCGGACGTGCTTGCGCAGCTTGAGAGTGAACTGTGACGGTACCTTCGGCTTCTCACGTTCCAGCTCCGTTAGATGGAAGCGCACGCCGCTCTCGAGGAGGACGTTCTTCTTGTGCTCGCCGTGCCCAAACTTGAACAAAAACATTTTGCTGTCCATGTTGTAGATGTtaagcagccgcagccctATGAGGTTCGCCCGCATCTCTTCCACTGTCGCCCTCACATCGAGGGCTGTCATGCGCTGCTTCACCATACTGACGCGAACACCTGTGCCTGTattttctcccctctctgtgtgtgtgtggggggggggggcgggtggaTGTaatggggagaggggttTCTGCCGACCCACCAAATGCCTGCGTGTACGTGTTACTAGTGTCCatgcgcagagagagagagagagagagaaagagaggggcaaggtggagggagaggagaggaagaatgGTTGGAGCAACGACTGCGACGCCCAGATAGAGCATTCAAGGCGACACAGGTAAAGGTGGGCTGatagaggggaggaggaggaggaagcccccctgtctctccccccaaaggcggcagaggtgctgAGGTGGTCGCTCACTTTCTCCAGCGCGAAAAAGAGTGCCAACCCTTCCTCACGCTGTGTTGCACCCTCTCACTGGTGCGTCGTCCTCTCCTTAAtttcctttccctttgctgctgtgcgcagACACCACCACGAACGCAATTTTCTCTGCACGGTGGGCACCAGGCCGTGCGCTTCTTCACGCGGGAAGAGGCCACACGTCGTGAAGGCGCAGCATCAGTGCCTCCACCTCAGCCTCTGACGTGCCGATGCCACACGCGatcaccagcagcgggcaTGGCGGCTGCCCATCTTGATGCATGCCGTAATTCGTGAACGTGCAGCCCGCAATCATAGTTGGGGTCGACGGTGCGGGGGTGATGACGCGGGGGCCAGTGACCGAGCTGCGGAACAGTTGTGCGCCGAGAGCGCGGGCGGCTGCCCAGTTTGTCGTCTTCTCCCCCTGCTCCGACCCCAATTGCGCACCAGTGCTGCTCGCTTCGGCTGCAGGCCGACCGTAAGTTCGCATGGTGACGGCGACACTGATGTCGTTGCGGGGCATGGCAGCATTGCCAGCCCTTTGCGGCTCACCTACGGTATCCTCATAGCCCTTGccctcttcgctgtcgtcgaccagcagcacctccccTCGCTCGCGCGCAAACACGCGAAGCTGCTGAATCAGCCGCGCACGGCACCTGTAGCGATCGTTCCACAGGGATCGCATGCCGCGCCGACCGAGGCTCAAGGCGGTGATGAAGAGGTCAAGGATGGGGCTCATGCTCGCGCGACCTGCGTAAAGGGCTGCCGCGGCCTGGCAGCACTCCTTGTTGCTAGAGCAGATGATCGAACCACCCACCGGAACCAGAAAGTTCTTGTCGCCAGACTGGACCACAAAGTCGACCCGCCCcagtcgctgcgccgcgtcgaGCCGAGTCATGATGCGGCGGCTCTGCACTCCGTACGCATTGTTCACCACGTAGGGAATGCCGACCTTCTTACAGTACTGGGCAATGGCGACCGTGTTGTCTGGCAGGCGTGGCGCGAAGCAGCTGGTTGTggagagcacacacaccacctgCGACGGCCCACCAACGGTGTTGACGGCGGTGGCTACGTCGTCCACATGGCACTCAAGgaacagcgacgacgacagcgatgaTGTCGATGGTGAACCAATGCTGGCTTGGTTACGGCTGAGGCTACCGCTGTCAGTGCAGGCGTAGGGGGCGGCAGAGCGTGCGAGTGGCAGGGCGGGCCGTAGCTGTACCGGCACCGGCACTAGCCCCGCCGCGTCAATGCACTTGAGCGCTGTCTTCTGATCAATACGGGGCCATATGACGTAGCGCGGCGCCTCCGGGGCTGACACACATGTGCGGTCCTGCTTGGTACGATCATCTTCGCACATTCGCGACTCTTGCACTCGGGCAGCGGACGTTGCGTTCATTGAGTCCTTCGTGACGGTGcgttgcagcggcgccgccccTGCCTCCTTCAGCAGTTCTTCTGTGCGCGTCTTCGCTACACACCGAagcaccagcgccagcgtCATGCCCGTTGCCAttggcaccaccaccgcggccgcgGTCGACGGGGCCCCGGCTTGGCGTATCAGGTCAAGCATGAGCACGTTCGTTACTTTATACAGCAATGATGACCCCGCTGCCTTCGGCTGCTCACTGACCAAGTCGCCGGAGCGCCCAATACCGTGTGTGAGGTGGAAGTGCCGCGTGCGAACGAGGGCAGAGACAACGCGGCCCTCGcgttcgccgccgccgacgtgGTGTGCGAAGTTGTTCGTGTCCATCAGCGCGAGCTGGCGAAGGATAAGCTCGATGGTAGCATCGTTGAGCCCTTCATCTGGGCAGCAACGCTGCGCCAGGATGGAACGCAGGATGCGGGCCGTTGACTGCAACGACTCGCGGCCCATGTCGATGTACCGCGCCGAGACGAAGTCCTCCGCCAGCTTTAGCGAACGATCCTCCATTGATGCAGACGGCGGTGACGCACCTGCGTGTGGGCCGAcacgagtgtgtgtgcgtgtgatgtGCCGGAGCTGTGTTTCGTGTGGGTCGATGTTGATACACGGGGGATtggtgtgtgtacgtgtgtgtgtgggggggaggcgggtaGAAGATGCCGTTGAGCGCATCACCAACACAAGCGATCGCAGAACAGGTaagagcggggggagggagggagggaggggtgtgcAGAGGGATGTGGGCAACGTAATcgccacacgcgcgtgctcCGGAACGAAATGTGCCGTGTGAGCGAGCGTcgggggcgaggggggggtgagaggAAGTGTAGGACGCCGCCGGTGTTGTTGCACGTGATTGGCGCAGTAGTGATTGTGGTGGGGGATCGCAGGCGCATTAAACGTGTGCAAAGTACTCGTCGCTTGGTAGAGAGTTCTTTCTCCCTTGTCGGTtggccgagagagagagagcgagggagcaTGCCACACATGTAGCTTCTCTTACGtctcccccacctccacACGTGTGTTGCCCGgtcgctcgctctctctctctcctctctgtttcGCTCTCGACATCCTCAGTGGCTGTGTGTCGACCTTACGTAAGTTTCTGCTCGTGCCTATCACTCccaaagcgagagagagagagagagagagagagcgagcgtACAGcgcgcgagggagaggggagggaaagggaggaagtgaATCCAAACAAGATCAGTACCCACGTtatacacgcacgcacacactcagTACGAGGTGCGGTCGCCGCGTCCTGGCAGActagaggggggggggggcgacaAACACATCGCGTACCTGTCTGTGCCTTTCCAGCCATCTGCTCAGGGCCGCTTCCAAGTTCTGTTCTTTTGCTCCTGAAATCGCTGTGACTCCTATGAGAACGCCCCTATACAAGCGATAGGGGAGTCACGCAAGAGCTGGttgccaccagcaccactcGAGTATCCATGTACGGCTCGGCGGTAATCCCCTCGATGACACTACCGAAGGAGCGAAGCGGAcgcggcaccggcagagTCGTGGCGCTCGGCGGCACATCGCGGAGGTCACCAACGTACAGTTCATGACCGGATGCCAAGACAAGAGCGTCCGTGAGCATCAAAACAGCTGCAAAGCCCCTGCCTTGACCAGCGCTTGCCGTGCTGACGCCGCCACTCACACCAGCCCCTGCCGTGGCTGGTGACGGCGTCACAGGAGACGTaaaggcggaggcggagagggaggccgGACAGGGACCGAGTCCACACGGCAGGGCCATCGTGTTGCTCTGCACATGTACCGAGAAGGGTGAGTCAGTGCTGCTCCTAAACGTCGAGAAGGTGTTCCCGtcgtgtggctgctgctgctgctcgcgctggcgctgctggaacGCTTGCCTTTCCAGCGCATCTCGATCAAAAGTCTGACGCGGCAGGACGGCGTTCCGCACGATTGCCCACCACCCGAGGGTCTTGTACCCAATTATTCCCGAGtagtggtgctgctgctgctgctgcttctggaCGTGACCCAGCGTGTACTCAGCTGACCCCATGGACACGGCAACCGAGCCAACGCGTGAGGCAGGCGACATGTAGCCAACCTTACTGACCGGCACACTCTGTGTGCCAGCCAGCACGACGTGGCACGCGGCATCCTTCTCGCTGAAATGCAGATGCGCGTCGCACACATGCGTCACCGACTCCGCCGCGGAGGACAACCCCAACGCCGCAGTTCCGCAGTTACTTCCGCCCCCGCTCGCCGTCTGGCCGCTGTCATCGCAGGCCTGGATGCGGTAGGGCGAGAGACGGTAGCGGTAGATGACGTGCGGAACGGCGCGGCTGTCGGTGAGGAGGCGCAGTGAGGCAGCATCGGTAGAGAAGtcgcccgcagcagcgctgtccgCCCCCTGTCTTGCTGCAGATGCGTGCGATGTGAAGACAGCACCCTTGGCGAGTCGCTGCCGGTGATACTCCGCAAGGAGGCGCACTGAGCCTCCCTCGACCACTCGCTCCACGTAGTGCAACGCACCGCTACTGAGCACCACGACAAGCGCCACGTCCATCGCGACGGCgacctgcaggcgctgcggagcCAAGATGCGCACCACATCGGCCTCTACAAAGGAGCAGGCGAAGACgtcactgcagctgcgccgcacccgATGCGCGCCTGACCGCTCAAGCGCTTCCACGGCCTTCGCCCGAAGGGCTGAGTTCGACCACGGCGCGGCCTCTTGATGCCATTCTGCTCTGTGCGCTACGGCAGCTGGTGCGTCCGTCTCCGCGTCTCCGAGCtcctcggcggcgctgtggctgctgttaCGGGGTGACTGGTAGAGAAGCTGCACAtccacgacgacgacgcaccCAGCACTGGCGGCACTGACGAACTCCGGCCGCCCAGCCGGGTCCAAGCTGAAGGCCACGTCCACGACAGCATCCTGTGCCGtgatggcgccgctgctccactTTGCCAGCGAGCACTCGGCAACCTTGTAGAGGGCGCGACTGCCCtcgatgagcagcagcgccaccgtgcCGACAGTGGTGCCGACTACTGCCACGGCTGTGTCTGTATTGccagggagggaggcgacaGAGAGGCACGTAACGGCACCGGCGCAAAGGGCAACTTGCTGCTCTGGCGACAGTGGCGAGCACGGCGAGGGGGCTctagcggcagcagacgcaCTAGTCATCAGCGCCACGCCGTCCCTGGGCTCATGCAAGTGCCCTGCCGaccactgctgcaccgctgcgaAGAGGGCATCGGCACCCTTTCCCACCTCCTGCCCTGCCACGCCAAGGGGTTCGCCAGCCACATATTTTGCCATCCCCAGCGGAGATGATGCTGCCATTCTGGTATCGCTGTCGAGTCCTCCACGACCCCCCGTCACCGCTCCACTGCCTGCCAGTGCGCAGGTCAGCCACCGTGGTGCTGGTtgcaccgacacacacgaTCCACCGGCGCACACAACGGTGATGCCGCTCGTCCCGCTGCACCGAAGCGTCGCGacgcgagagaggggatgcCCAGCGTGCAGACTGCcgcgaccaccgccgccgctactTCGACTGGCAGACACAGAGGCCATTtttagtttttttttttccgcttcCTGATTTTCTCTGCTTTTTCCTCCCTGGCCCTCCGTCCTTGCGGCGTCCAGTGTATGCGTGTATgtccgtgcgtgcgtgcgtctgtctgtctaGCACTGATCCGTAAGAAACAGTGCTGTTCGTGCTGCGACCGAAGGCGAATAACACAAGTtaggaggggggaggaaggaggtAAGACGTATGCATGAAGAGCGTCCCAACACGCACgatgaggggggggtgagtgATGACCACTACAGCACAGGCGATGGGGACGCTGCACAACATGCCACAGAGAGCATCTTCTCAGGGTGGCGAGTAGCCCGCTAGAGCCGGGGAGGATGGGTGGGATGGGCGTATGTGCAGAGTTCACGTGAGGACGGCCggcatgcgcgtgtgtatggcAACGACGCGCTTACTGCTACCAGCTGCTCGTGCTATGCAGTGGACTAAAACAGAGCCAGCGACGAAGCCGTGTTAGGAGCGCGTGTTctccctctgcgtgtgcatTCGCATTTGATTCGTTATTTTCATTTTCGTTCCTGTAGGCCTccattgggggggggggggggaagggcgaCCTCCTCTACACCCCAGTGAGACCGAGATGGATCGATCTCCCTTCCGGAAGCCACCGTACACCGGACGCAGGAtacgccctcccccctcctcctcctgccacGCACGCATGCTAGCGCGTGGACCTTTTTTTTGTGGAAGTGAgggaagagcgagcgagcgagagaggcggggggtgaggtggggAGGCAAAGGGGCGCTGCCTTCGACCCGCTTTCACAGCCAGCTCGCAGGTTTGTGCGAGTGCGTACTATTGCGGAGTGCCTCTCCGCCCCTTTCTagtggaagggagagaggcactcCACGAAGTGAGAGGGAGGCtgtcaccctctctctctctcgctcgctttccttttcctttatATGTATGTTGTTCTGACTTTAACAAAAAACTTCCCGCTCTCTTCTACCGATTTCCTTGTCGCCGTTTCAGGAGTCCGCTTCGATGAGGTGTGCTCGTGTCCGTTAGCGCCAGAGATGGCGCTAACGGACatacccacacccacatacgcacaaagaacgaggaagaggaaaggaggggcgGGGCGGAGAGGAAACCGCGCGTGCGCTGACACGGAagcccacacatacacgcacactcagACAGAGTCTCCCTTCATACGTACACGACAAGGCCCGCATCATTCCACAAGATTGCGAGCCTcgagttttttttttgcatttAGCCCGGAGAAGAAAGATGGAGGGAGCACAGAGAACGAAACATTAGCTGCGTAggacctcctctccccccctcgccctcgcttttccgtcttccctccctccgttGCTGCGCATCATTCTTCTGTGTCATCCCTCGCGTCTGagccacacacagagagagagagagagggagagagaccgGCATACGAACGATCAACACAGCGATCcgcagaagaaaagggagcgTAAAAAACAAATGCGTTAACTACACTGATTAGTGGAGAGGGGCGTGGCGGGTGGGTGTAAGCCAAagccacacgcacaagcgACCAGAGGCGCCGTGCATCATCGCCATGCGCACGCTCACAGTGCACTAACTCTCCGTTACGTCAAtaagggaaggaggagagagcagtgAAGCAGCCTCTGCGCATGATGCACGCCAACTCAGAGCAGCGTGCacggggcagcagcgaccgtGCCGTTAGCCATTAAGGCGGCTTACTTGAAGCAGCGGCCCTCCAGCACTGGGCGCGGTATCGTCGGACCCTCCCAGCACAGGTAGTCCGTgatcttctccttctctgcctgaACGTTCTTGATCTCCTCCCACTCGAACAGCTCTGTGTCCACCACCTCATTCACGATCTCCGGCATGCCCTTGCCACGGAACACCCAGAAGCCCATCAGCTCGTGCGCTGTGTCCTCACCGATGATGAGGGCGATGCCGAAGGCGTACTTGCGCAAGTGCTCCATGCGCTGGAACCAGCCGCGCACAAGGTTGGCCGTCATGAACTGCTTCTTGTTTTCCTCGTTGTACTTGTAGCGCGCCCAGAAGCACGTGTAGCCCTCCGCGTCGTAGTGCTCGAAGAAGtacggcgctgccaccgtgcGGGTGTCGGTGTTGCTGTACTcgcgcttgtacgcgtcCAGCACGAAGTtgctcggcggcagcgcgtccAGCGGGTTcggtttcttctcttccttcaccggctgctcctcgtcctccgcttcctccttcggcttcttctccaccttgGGCTTCGGCTCCGCAGCCTTCTTCGGCGCCTTGGCCGGGCCGAAGGTCGCGCCCCACTGcttcagcacctccaccgtcTTGGGCTGCTGCATCACCGTGTTGTACAGGCGGTACGCGTTGCGGTACTTCTTCGTCAGCTCCTCGCCGTGCTTCGCGTTCATGCGGTACACCCACTGCAACGCGAAGGCAACAGAGATGTCGGCCACGGTCATGCGCTCGCCGACGAGGAAGGTGCGGGTCTCCAGCCACAGCTCCAGGCCAGCAAGGCTCTCCTCCAAGGTGGCCATGGCGCCCTCCGGGGCCGGAATGCCGGCGAAGGACTCCCTCAGGTATGGCATGTTGTGCGCA harbors:
- a CDS encoding SLA/LP autoantigen-like protein, with amino-acid sequence MRSTASSTRLPPTHTRTHTNPPCINIDPHETQLRHITRTHTRVGPHAGASPPSASMEDRSLKLAEDFVSARYIDMGRESLQSTARILRSILAQRCCPDEGLNDATIELILRQLALMDTNNFAHHVGGGEREGRVVSALVRTRHFHLTHGIGRSGDLVSEQPKAAGSSLLYKVTNVLMLDLIRQAGAPSTAAAVVVPMATGMTLALVLRCVAKTRTEELLKEAGAAPLQRTVTKDSMNATSAARVQESRMCEDDRTKQDRTCVSAPEAPRYVIWPRIDQKTALKCIDAAGLVPVPVQLRPALPLARSAAPYACTDSGSLSRNQASIGSPSTSSLSSSLFLECHVDDVATAVNTVGGPSQVVCVLSTTSCFAPRLPDNTVAIAQYCKKVGIPYVVNNAYGVQSRRIMTRLDAAQRLGRVDFVVQSGDKNFLVPVGGSIICSSNKECCQAAAALYAGRASMSPILDLFITALSLGRRGMRSLWNDRYRCRARLIQQLRVFARERGEVLLVDDSEEGKGYEDTVGEPQRAGNAAMPRNDISVAVTMRTYGRPAAEASSTGAQLGSEQGEKTTNWAAARALGAQLFRSSVTGPRVITPAPSTPTMIAGCTFTNYGMHQDGQPPCPLLVIACGIGTSEAEVEALMLRLHDVWPLPA
- a CDS encoding elongation factor-1 gamma gives rise to the protein MPYVLFSSSHPENARSQKIMVAAAYANVNVELKVCQYGQENETPEFARNCSPCMRFPSLQTEEGYIFESNAILRHIARVEKSGAKLYGATPFESSQVDMWLDFAASEIDAHNMPYLRESFAGIPAPEGAMATLEESLAGLELWLETRTFLVGERMTVADISVAFALQWVYRMNAKHGEELTKKYRNAYRLYNTVMQQPKTVEVLKQWGATFGPAKAPKKAAEPKPKVEKKPKEEAEDEEQPVKEEKKPNPLDALPPSNFVLDAYKREYSNTDTRTVAAPYFFEHYDAEGYTCFWARYKYNEENKKQFMTANLVRGWFQRMEHLRKYAFGIALIIGEDTAHELMGFWVFRGKGMPEIVNEVVDTELFEWEEIKNVQAEKEKITDYLCWEGPTIPRPVLEGRCFK